The sequence CCGACAGCTATGACGGGCGCAAGCGTCGCTGGGTGATGTACAAGGGCTATGCCGAGGCCTCCAAGGTGCCGGCCGAATGGCACGGCTGGCTGCGCTACACCTTCGACGAGCCGCCGACCGTGGCCCCGCTGCTGCGCAGGTCCTGGGAGAAGGACCATCTGCCGAACCTGACCGGCACCGCTCACGCCTGGCGGCCGCCCGGTTCGCTGGCGGTGACCGGCGAGCGCCCGGCGGCGACGGGCGACTAC is a genomic window of Phenylobacterium montanum containing:
- a CDS encoding NADH:ubiquinone oxidoreductase subunit NDUFA12, whose amino-acid sequence is MLKEIFTWWQGATFGLRLTIAKNGQFVGEDEYGNRYYEARNAADSYDGRKRRWVMYKGYAEASKVPAEWHGWLRYTFDEPPTVAPLLRRSWEKDHLPNLTGTAHAWRPPGSLAVTGERPAATGDYQAWRPE